The proteins below are encoded in one region of Acetomicrobium sp. S15 = DSM 107314:
- a CDS encoding thiamine pyrophosphate-dependent enzyme — protein sequence MFSLGILHEASVSFAFTVGELETLVRFGANVKIFLYKNDAYGWIRGESVWAEKMEPFA from the coding sequence CTGTTTTCGCTTGGAATTTTACATGAAGCATCTGTCAGCTTCGCCTTTACGGTGGGCGAGCTTGAGACGTTGGTCAGGTTTGGGGCGAACGTGAAGATATTTCTCTACAAAAACGACGCCTATGGATGGATCCGCGGCGAGAGCGTCTGGGCGGAGAAGATGGAACCCTTCGCTG